In Deltaproteobacteria bacterium, the genomic window CTTCTTTCACATGAGGGAGTTTGTGCTCGCCGTTGCGTGAGGTCTGCAGGTCCTTGAAGAACCGGGGGTACTCTCGAGTCGCCTCCGAACGGCATAGACCCAATGTCTCGCTTGGATCCAGTGGGAGCTCTTTCCCCCGGAGGCTCGGCGCAATGCGTATGCCCCAGCAGCCTTTCCTCGGAACTCCCATCGCATGGTTCATACGATCGTACAAATCGGTTACATTTTCTTTCAACACGTTCCCAAACGAAACGGGTACAAAGTCGCAGGGACAGAAGTCACCGGACGATGTGATGTAGGAGTGGAGCACGCCGGCGCAGCAACCGAATTTGGTTGGATGTTCGGTATACGGGAGGGAACTGACCTTTGGAAACCGTGTCAACTTGCGATTGGCCGCAAACTGAATCCGGAAAAGTCGCCGGTGATCCTGCTCCGAGTAAAAAACGCCGTCTCCGTTTCCGGCATGCAGCACCCCCCCGCATGGAACGGGCTCGTGAATTCGAACCTCGTGGGCGCCTTCCCGTTTCACCAGTTTGAACAGTTTGAACAGGTGCTCTCTCGACAGTTCCTTCTTTAGCACGACCGCGTGCACCATGGTGTACAATCCGGCTTGGGCCGAGATTCGGATGGCTTCCAAGGCCGACTCGAAGGCATCCCGGTCACCCCTCGACCGGTTGTGCGTGTCCGGATCGGCGCTGTCCAAACTCACCGCCAGGCTGAACAGCCCCGCTTGTTTCAGGGCGAGGGCCCGCTTGCGAGACAGCGCTTTTCCGTTGGTGGAGAGTATGACGATGCTTCGATCGTCCACGGACCGAATGATCTCTCCCACATCCTTCCTCAGCAGCGGTTCGCCGCCCGTGATTCCGATATAGGCGATTCCGAGAGCCTGGAGGCGCGCCATGACGTCGATCCACCGGGAAGTGGTGAGTGCCGGCTTCAGGGGGGCGTTTCATGATTTGACATCTTCCGCCGATATCGCGCTGGGATTCAGACTCCTTTGGATTTATTGAATTGTTCCGGAATCCGCCTCTCGGCGCGCTTGTCCGGACAATCACTTCAATGGAGACACCCTCTCTTACGGAAGGATGAACACATCGGTTGCGGGCTCCTAAAACCCGTGCCCGGTTGCTCGTCCAGGGTGTACGGTCGTGCTTGACACCCTGGAGTTCGCCTTTTGGCGGATCAGGAGTCGCTCCGCCGAACGCCCGTATTTCTCTTTCTCAATTTCCATACGGAAAGAGCCATCAGGCAAAGCAGGAAAACCACGGCTCCCCAGTTCGTGATGGTATTAATGGAGCTATGCCCGC contains:
- a CDS encoding radical SAM protein, which translates into the protein MARLQALGIAYIGITGGEPLLRKDVGEIIRSVDDRSIVILSTNGKALSRKRALALKQAGLFSLAVSLDSADPDTHNRSRGDRDAFESALEAIRISAQAGLYTMVHAVVLKKELSREHLFKLFKLVKREGAHEVRIHEPVPCGGVLHAGNGDGVFYSEQDHRRLFRIQFAANRKLTRFPKVSSLPYTEHPTKFGCCAGVLHSYITSSGDFCPCDFVPVSFGNVLKENVTDLYDRMNHAMGVPRKGCWGIRIAPSLRGKELPLDPSETLGLCRSEATREYPRFFKDLQTSRNGEHKLPHVKEERQELEYMVCPECSSSLSTTPGNRSE